The proteins below come from a single Terriglobia bacterium genomic window:
- a CDS encoding DUF5666 domain-containing protein has product MKRSCAVLLLLAAPLLCSAQTSDKPAPSDKPASNEAQARREGRGMRQGPGIAGTIGEIKKDGFTVKTMQGKTVTVKVTSETRFRKDRQEAKLADFKPGDMVMVGGEPAGNDAWTARFVASRQGVGQGDMQALREGMGKQFIAGEVKAIDGTKLAIARPDGQTQTIEVDENTSFRKGRDSITLPDIKVGDHVFGRGALNAAGVFVPSTFNAGDMRMMMGGERPQAPPQPPK; this is encoded by the coding sequence ATGAAACGCAGTTGCGCCGTTCTTCTCCTGCTCGCCGCGCCATTGCTGTGCAGCGCGCAAACCAGCGATAAACCTGCTCCGAGCGACAAGCCCGCCAGTAACGAAGCTCAAGCGCGGCGCGAAGGCCGCGGCATGCGCCAAGGGCCGGGGATTGCCGGGACGATCGGTGAAATCAAGAAAGACGGATTTACCGTCAAAACCATGCAGGGCAAGACGGTGACGGTGAAGGTCACGAGCGAAACGCGCTTCAGAAAAGACCGTCAGGAGGCGAAGCTTGCCGATTTCAAGCCCGGCGACATGGTGATGGTCGGCGGCGAGCCGGCAGGCAACGACGCTTGGACGGCGCGGTTCGTGGCGTCACGCCAGGGCGTGGGCCAGGGCGACATGCAGGCGCTGCGTGAGGGCATGGGCAAGCAGTTCATCGCCGGCGAAGTGAAGGCGATTGATGGCACCAAGCTGGCGATCGCGCGCCCGGATGGCCAAACCCAGACCATCGAGGTGGACGAGAACACTTCATTTCGCAAAGGGCGCGACAGCATCACGCTGCCCGACATCAAAGTGGGCGATCATGTATTCGGGCGCGGCGCGTTAAATGCGGCGGGCGTATTTGTGCCATCCACATTCAACGCGGGCGACATGCGCATGATGATGGGCGGAGAACGCCCGCAAGCGCCGCCTCAGCCGCCGAAATAA
- a CDS encoding carbohydrate binding family 9 domain-containing protein, with translation MMRGILLVLIFAILPLAVTPLHGQLAANTGDHTIRVRRINNAHLKIDGKLDEPVWTTIEPITNFTQTQPHEGAPVSRRTEARIFYDDNNIYFGFRFEDDPDKINYHFVARDVSSGSDSADILLDTFHDRRTGYFFSITAAGVQFDGTFDESRGGQGFGTIDLTWDGIWYSGVSRESWGWSAEVVIPFKSIRIAQGSSQEWGINIGRERLRENEFAFWVPVPLFEGFMKPSRAGVLTGLENVHVGRNLELVPFAGGADRSGGRQPQLNKVTANGGLNARYGLRQNLTANLAINPDFGETEADQFTAEVSRFEIFFPEKRQFFTEGANYFQTPLQLFFSRRIGSPMPDGEPQRILEGGKITGKSGGWTIGALEAVTQSQDYVDPATQTLQQAPGAFFGVLRLQHDLFQKSAFGFMTVNRRQEPGSVGQSESTHAVDLSILSGPHIRWVSQAMVNTNDAHPGVDAQHLGWTSEFIYDSDKFTYDTGGKFLGNKVDLSHTGFEPEVDRWIGWVNATWKPFINRYGVRQLFFNWNYDESNGTHGELEDSNAYFDFKAQFKNFWTVHFRGNYDRTRFFFFTPDFQRLPNTRGYEVPTYIVELSSNQSRRVYFDLLFQTQKMVQYNENFYGSKRELQLQSTARLGRHLRAELSAILIDEHLQNDRHFQYRRFFISRWTYQFNTKARARVFAQYASDRHGNDLSINSLFAYDFTARSALYIGYNRQRRSPFDVTDLGNQVFVKLSYLFAF, from the coding sequence ATGATGCGCGGGATTCTGCTCGTCCTCATCTTCGCCATTCTTCCGCTGGCTGTCACGCCCCTTCACGGACAACTGGCCGCGAATACCGGGGACCACACAATCCGCGTGCGCCGCATCAACAACGCGCACCTAAAAATTGACGGCAAGCTTGACGAACCGGTTTGGACGACGATCGAACCGATCACCAACTTCACTCAAACGCAGCCCCACGAAGGCGCGCCCGTCAGCCGCCGCACCGAAGCCCGCATTTTCTACGACGACAACAACATCTACTTCGGTTTCCGCTTCGAGGACGACCCCGACAAGATCAACTACCACTTCGTCGCCCGAGATGTCTCCAGCGGCTCCGACAGCGCCGACATCCTGCTCGACACCTTCCACGACCGCCGCACCGGCTACTTCTTCAGCATCACCGCCGCCGGCGTGCAGTTCGACGGCACCTTCGACGAATCGCGCGGCGGCCAGGGCTTCGGCACGATTGACCTGACCTGGGACGGCATCTGGTACAGCGGCGTCTCGCGCGAGTCCTGGGGCTGGTCGGCGGAAGTTGTGATTCCGTTCAAGTCCATCCGCATCGCGCAGGGCTCCTCGCAGGAATGGGGCATCAACATCGGGCGCGAGCGGCTGCGGGAGAACGAATTCGCATTCTGGGTTCCGGTGCCGCTCTTCGAAGGCTTCATGAAGCCCTCGCGCGCCGGCGTGCTGACCGGGCTGGAAAACGTACACGTCGGGCGCAATCTCGAGCTGGTTCCGTTCGCCGGCGGCGCCGACCGCAGCGGCGGACGCCAGCCCCAGCTCAACAAGGTCACCGCCAACGGCGGACTCAACGCGCGCTACGGTCTGCGGCAGAACCTGACCGCCAACCTCGCCATCAATCCCGACTTCGGCGAAACCGAGGCCGACCAGTTCACCGCCGAGGTCTCCCGCTTCGAAATCTTCTTCCCTGAAAAGCGCCAGTTCTTCACCGAGGGCGCCAACTATTTCCAGACGCCGCTGCAACTGTTCTTCTCGCGCCGCATCGGCTCGCCCATGCCCGACGGCGAACCGCAGCGCATCCTGGAGGGCGGCAAGATCACCGGCAAGAGCGGCGGATGGACCATCGGGGCGCTGGAAGCCGTCACGCAGTCGCAAGACTACGTCGATCCCGCAACCCAAACCCTGCAGCAAGCGCCGGGAGCGTTTTTCGGCGTCCTGCGCCTGCAGCATGATTTGTTTCAGAAGTCCGCCTTCGGTTTCATGACCGTGAATCGCCGGCAGGAGCCGGGCAGCGTCGGCCAGAGCGAGAGCACGCACGCGGTGGACCTCAGCATCCTCTCCGGCCCGCATATTCGCTGGGTTTCGCAGGCCATGGTCAATACCAACGACGCCCATCCCGGCGTGGACGCGCAGCATCTGGGGTGGACCTCGGAGTTTATCTACGATTCCGACAAGTTCACCTACGATACCGGCGGCAAGTTCCTCGGCAACAAGGTCGACCTCAGCCACACCGGCTTCGAACCCGAGGTAGACCGCTGGATCGGCTGGGTGAACGCGACCTGGAAACCGTTCATCAACCGCTATGGCGTCCGCCAGCTCTTCTTCAATTGGAATTACGACGAAAGCAACGGCACTCACGGCGAACTGGAAGACTCCAACGCCTATTTCGATTTCAAGGCGCAGTTCAAGAATTTCTGGACCGTGCACTTCCGCGGCAATTACGACCGCACCCGATTTTTTTTCTTCACGCCGGACTTCCAGCGCCTGCCCAACACCCGCGGCTACGAGGTGCCGACTTATATCGTGGAGCTCTCCTCCAACCAGAGCCGGCGCGTGTATTTTGATCTGCTGTTCCAGACGCAAAAGATGGTGCAGTACAACGAGAATTTCTACGGCTCCAAGCGCGAGCTGCAACTTCAGTCCACGGCGCGACTGGGTCGCCACCTGCGCGCTGAACTCAGCGCCATTCTCATTGACGAACATCTCCAGAACGACCGCCACTTCCAGTACCGCCGCTTTTTCATCTCGCGTTGGACCTACCAGTTCAACACCAAGGCGCGCGCCCGCGTCTTCGCGCAGTACGCCAGCGACCGCCACGGCAACGACCTCAGCATCAACTCGCTGTTCGCCTACGATTTCACCGCCCGCAGCGCGCTTTATATCGGCTACAACCGCCAGCGCCGCTCGCCGTTCGACGTCACCGATCTTGGCAACCAGGTGTTCGTGAAGCTTTCGTACTTGTTTGCGTTCTAG
- a CDS encoding anion transporter yields the protein MHHAFTEAQFVAGYLIFLASYLVFAIGKFPGWKIDRPGMAIIGAVLMFAFRILGPGDALRYINFATIVLLFSMMLIVGNLHLAGFFDRVAEFAVARMGRHHLLPAIIFTSGILSAFFVNDIICLVMVPFVLTITRRMNVPPARYLLAVATASNIGSVATITGNPQNILIGSFSGIPYRSFLAHLGPVAIIGLLLDWLVLHFVGDRQTPDDNNGVVVEVTQGAARSLGKPVVVTAAVLAGFMAGAPPPLVAAVGAAILLITRSLEPRLVYDEVDWGLLVFFIGLFLIVGGAEQVGLTSLLLEVAQRWNLHNAAILTIVTAALSNLVSNVPAVMLLKSLAPGFQNPRHAWLVLAMASTLAGNLTITGSIANIIVVERSRPAVHIGFWDYFRVGLPVTAATLLFGWLWLSWVP from the coding sequence ATGCACCACGCCTTCACAGAAGCGCAGTTCGTCGCCGGGTACCTGATTTTTCTCGCCAGCTACCTGGTGTTCGCCATCGGCAAATTTCCTGGCTGGAAAATTGACCGCCCCGGCATGGCGATTATCGGCGCCGTACTGATGTTCGCCTTCCGCATCCTCGGCCCCGGCGACGCGCTGCGCTACATCAACTTCGCCACCATCGTGCTGCTGTTCTCCATGATGCTGATCGTCGGCAACCTGCACCTGGCGGGCTTCTTCGACCGCGTCGCCGAGTTCGCCGTCGCCCGCATGGGACGGCATCACCTGCTCCCGGCAATCATTTTCACCAGCGGCATTCTCTCCGCATTCTTTGTGAACGACATCATCTGCCTGGTCATGGTCCCCTTCGTGCTGACCATCACTCGACGGATGAACGTTCCCCCGGCTCGCTACCTGCTCGCGGTGGCCACCGCCTCGAACATCGGCAGCGTCGCCACCATCACCGGTAACCCGCAGAACATCCTGATCGGCTCGTTCTCCGGCATTCCCTACCGTTCTTTTCTCGCCCACCTCGGACCTGTTGCCATTATTGGCCTGTTGCTCGACTGGCTGGTGCTGCACTTCGTCGGCGACAGGCAAACGCCGGACGACAACAACGGCGTCGTCGTGGAAGTCACGCAGGGCGCTGCACGCTCGCTCGGCAAGCCGGTTGTGGTGACTGCAGCCGTGCTCGCAGGATTCATGGCCGGTGCGCCGCCCCCTCTGGTAGCGGCCGTGGGCGCAGCGATCTTGCTGATCACGCGCTCGCTGGAGCCGCGCCTGGTTTACGACGAGGTGGACTGGGGCCTGCTGGTATTTTTCATCGGGCTGTTTCTGATTGTCGGCGGCGCCGAGCAGGTGGGGCTCACGTCGTTGCTGCTGGAGGTGGCCCAGCGGTGGAACCTGCACAATGCGGCCATTCTCACCATCGTGACCGCCGCGCTGTCGAACCTGGTCAGCAACGTGCCCGCCGTTATGCTGCTGAAGTCGTTGGCACCCGGATTTCAAAATCCACGCCACGCCTGGCTCGTCCTCGCCATGGCCAGCACGCTCGCCGGGAACCTCACCATCACCGGCTCGATCGCGAACATCATCGTCGTCGAACGGTCGCGCCCGGCGGTGCACATCGGGTTTTGGGACTATTTCCGGGTCGGGCTGCCGGTCACCGCCGCGACGCTGCTATTCGGATGGCTTTGGCTAAGCTGGGTCCCGTGA
- a CDS encoding DUF885 domain-containing protein yields MRHLLWFLLLISAAPLAAQTPASDATHTLHALFDREWDYQMQQHPTRASSLGDRRWNDRWEDDSLTAIEARYQHTLAVLDEIKRVDRARLSPPEQINYDLFQRQHELAAEGHAFHWYLVPLNQRGGIQTANELGDALRFTTVKDYEDWIARLQRFPEHMDQTIALMRQGIRERIVLPKVIMERVPAQIEKQIVQDPQASAFYKPFRNFPAAIAEADRQRLATAAQKAIREQLVPSFQRFHDFFVKDYLPACYDQVGIWQLPRGGEMYAYFVREYTTTGLTPQQVHQMGLDEVKRIRGEMEAIKEIAGFKGSMAEFFQFLRSDPRFFYKNPAELLEAYKALAKTIDPNLVKVFRTLPRAPYGVEPIPEISAPDTTTAYYRQLSADGSRPGTFFVNLYKPETRPKWEMMALTLHEAVPGHHLQIALAYEAGEQPKFRRYGGYGAFVEGWGLYAESLGDDMGLYTDPYSKFGQLTYEMWRAVRLVVDTGMHSMHWTRQQAIDYFMQNAPKAELDIVNEIDRYIAWPGQALGYKIGQMKIRELRERARRRLGPQFDLKEFHEVVLRNGALPLDVLEQNVNAWLAEKSKAATQPVAQ; encoded by the coding sequence ATGCGACATCTCCTCTGGTTCCTGCTTTTGATTTCCGCCGCCCCGCTCGCAGCGCAAACTCCGGCCAGCGACGCCACGCACACCCTGCACGCGCTCTTCGACCGCGAATGGGACTACCAGATGCAGCAGCACCCGACGCGCGCTTCGTCGCTGGGCGACCGCCGCTGGAACGATCGCTGGGAAGACGACAGCCTCACCGCCATCGAAGCGCGCTACCAGCACACGCTCGCCGTGCTGGACGAGATCAAGCGCGTGGATCGCGCCCGCCTCTCGCCCCCGGAGCAGATCAACTATGACCTCTTCCAGCGCCAGCACGAGCTTGCCGCCGAGGGCCACGCGTTTCATTGGTACCTGGTTCCGCTGAACCAGCGCGGCGGCATCCAGACCGCCAACGAACTCGGCGACGCCCTGCGCTTCACCACCGTCAAGGATTACGAAGACTGGATCGCCCGCCTGCAGCGTTTTCCCGAGCACATGGACCAGACCATCGCGCTGATGCGCCAGGGAATTCGCGAACGCATCGTGCTGCCCAAGGTCATCATGGAGCGCGTCCCCGCCCAAATCGAAAAGCAGATCGTGCAGGACCCGCAGGCGAGCGCTTTCTACAAGCCGTTCCGGAATTTTCCCGCTGCCATCGCCGAAGCTGACCGCCAGCGCCTAGCCACCGCGGCTCAGAAGGCGATCCGCGAGCAGCTAGTCCCGTCGTTCCAGCGCTTCCACGATTTCTTTGTGAAGGATTACCTGCCGGCGTGCTACGACCAGGTCGGCATCTGGCAACTCCCGCGCGGCGGCGAGATGTATGCCTACTTCGTGCGCGAATACACCACCACCGGCCTGACGCCGCAGCAGGTGCACCAGATGGGTCTGGATGAGGTGAAACGCATCCGCGGCGAGATGGAGGCCATCAAGGAAATAGCCGGATTCAAGGGTTCGATGGCGGAATTTTTTCAGTTCCTGCGGAGCGATCCGCGCTTTTTCTATAAGAACCCAGCCGAACTCCTGGAAGCCTACAAGGCGCTGGCCAAGACCATTGATCCCAACCTGGTGAAGGTCTTCCGCACGCTGCCGCGCGCGCCCTATGGCGTCGAACCGATCCCCGAAATCTCCGCCCCCGACACCACCACCGCGTACTACCGCCAGCTCAGCGCCGACGGCTCGCGTCCGGGCACGTTTTTCGTCAACCTCTACAAGCCGGAGACGCGGCCCAAATGGGAGATGATGGCGCTTACGCTGCATGAGGCGGTTCCCGGTCATCACTTGCAGATTGCGCTCGCTTACGAAGCCGGCGAGCAGCCCAAATTCCGGCGCTACGGCGGCTACGGCGCCTTCGTCGAAGGCTGGGGACTCTACGCCGAGTCGCTTGGCGACGACATGGGCTTGTACACCGACCCGTACTCGAAATTCGGCCAACTGACGTATGAAATGTGGCGTGCCGTGCGCCTGGTGGTGGATACCGGCATGCATTCCATGCACTGGACCCGCCAGCAGGCGATTGACTATTTCATGCAGAACGCGCCCAAAGCGGAACTCGACATCGTCAACGAGATTGACCGCTACATCGCCTGGCCCGGACAGGCGCTCGGCTACAAGATTGGCCAGATGAAAATCCGGGAATTGCGGGAGCGCGCCCGCCGCCGGCTCGGACCGCAATTCGACCTCAAGGAATTCCACGAAGTCGTGCTGCGCAACGGCGCTCTTCCGCTCGATGTGCTGGAGCAGAACGTGAACGCCTGGCTGGCGGAAAAATCGAAAGCTGCAACGCAACCGGTGGCGCAGTAA
- a CDS encoding zinc-dependent alcohol dehydrogenase family protein yields the protein MRAMVLDQPRPAEQNALTLRDVPLPEPRAGEIRVRVRCCGVCRTDLHIVEGDLKLPKLPVVPGHQIVGTVDAAGPAVKLFREGDRVGVPWLYSTDGDCPYCRRGQENLCETGRFTGFHVDGGYAEAVIVREDFAYSIPAQFDDEHAAPLLCAGVIGYRSLRLSNVRPGERLGMYGFGGSAHIVLQIARHLGCEVLVFTRAAAHRELALKLGASWAGSAQDPAPGPLDAAIIFAPAGSLVPEALRAVRKGGTVALAGITMSQIPAMDYDLLYQERVLRSAANSTREDVRECLRLAAEVPVKTEVEVFPLEQANQALQALKHSRIEGAAVLQISA from the coding sequence ATGCGCGCCATGGTGCTCGATCAGCCCCGCCCGGCGGAACAAAACGCGCTGACCTTGCGCGACGTGCCTTTGCCCGAACCGCGCGCGGGGGAGATTCGCGTGCGCGTGCGCTGTTGCGGCGTGTGCCGGACCGACCTTCACATCGTCGAAGGCGATCTCAAGCTGCCGAAGTTACCCGTGGTTCCGGGCCACCAGATTGTGGGAACAGTGGACGCAGCCGGTCCCGCGGTCAAGCTCTTCCGCGAGGGTGATCGCGTTGGCGTTCCCTGGTTGTATTCCACCGACGGAGATTGCCCGTACTGCCGTCGCGGCCAGGAGAACCTGTGCGAAACCGGCCGCTTTACCGGGTTCCACGTAGACGGTGGGTATGCCGAAGCTGTCATCGTACGCGAGGATTTTGCCTACTCCATTCCTGCGCAATTCGACGACGAGCACGCCGCGCCGCTGCTCTGTGCCGGGGTGATCGGCTACCGCTCATTGCGCCTTAGCAATGTGCGCCCCGGGGAGCGGCTCGGGATGTATGGTTTCGGCGGCTCGGCGCATATCGTGCTGCAAATCGCGCGCCATCTCGGCTGCGAGGTTTTGGTCTTTACCCGCGCTGCGGCGCACCGCGAACTCGCGCTAAAACTCGGCGCATCATGGGCCGGAAGCGCGCAAGACCCTGCACCGGGGCCGCTCGATGCCGCCATCATCTTTGCCCCTGCGGGTTCGCTGGTCCCTGAAGCGCTGCGCGCGGTGCGCAAGGGCGGAACCGTAGCGCTGGCCGGCATCACGATGAGCCAGATTCCGGCGATGGATTACGACTTGCTGTACCAGGAACGCGTGTTGCGCTCAGCCGCCAACAGCACCCGTGAAGATGTGCGCGAGTGCCTGCGCCTGGCGGCCGAAGTCCCAGTCAAAACAGAGGTTGAAGTGTTTCCGCTGGAGCAGGCGAATCAGGCGTTGCAAGCGCTCAAGCACAGCCGCATCGAAGGCGCCGCCGTGCTGCAAATTTCCGCCTAG
- a CDS encoding DUF169 domain-containing protein, translated as MTEVLGLTRRPVAVSTSPQPGIPKFSGSVPAGCSFWRLAAEGRSFYTEAGDHYNCAIGCYTHNIPLPPEREAELGATIAFMTSIGYIRPEDIPGIARLTNSPGTMAYAPLADASFTPEVVILVGKPGKLMLLQEAAARAGVQTQPSLFARPTCMAIPAALAGGTTASSGCVGNRVYTDLADDELYIMVPGADIEKIAAELDTILDANAKLNDYHRQRKAELLSVR; from the coding sequence TTGACCGAAGTTCTGGGCCTGACCCGCCGGCCGGTGGCGGTCAGCACGTCGCCGCAGCCGGGAATCCCGAAATTTTCCGGCAGCGTGCCCGCGGGCTGCAGCTTCTGGCGCCTGGCCGCCGAAGGCCGCTCGTTCTACACCGAAGCCGGCGACCACTACAACTGCGCCATCGGTTGCTACACGCACAACATCCCTCTGCCGCCGGAGCGCGAGGCGGAACTGGGCGCGACCATCGCCTTCATGACCTCGATTGGGTACATCCGGCCGGAAGACATTCCCGGCATCGCGCGCCTGACGAACTCGCCAGGGACCATGGCGTATGCGCCGCTGGCCGACGCATCGTTTACGCCGGAGGTGGTGATCCTGGTCGGTAAGCCGGGGAAACTGATGCTGCTGCAGGAAGCGGCGGCGCGGGCCGGCGTGCAAACTCAGCCGTCGCTGTTCGCGCGTCCGACGTGCATGGCGATTCCGGCGGCGCTTGCGGGCGGCACGACCGCCTCCAGTGGGTGCGTGGGGAATCGCGTCTATACCGATCTTGCCGATGACGAGCTCTACATCATGGTTCCGGGCGCCGACATCGAGAAGATCGCCGCCGAGCTGGACACTATCCTCGATGCCAATGCGAAGTTGAACGATTACCACCGCCAGCGCAAGGCGGAGCTGCTGAGCGTGAGATAG
- a CDS encoding fumarylacetoacetate hydrolase family protein translates to MAYAMAEGAALRGPSGEPVVFRRDQVKLKAPIIPRKFFHTAGNFREHHEEATKAGFSHPVLPWIVFFQNIDAIIGPDEPVVYPSHLTRELDYELELAVVTKKAGKHFTAEQAGDYIGGYVIFNDITARDIQRTEMKSGVFSFCKGIDTFCPLGPWIVTADEIPDPHNLAMELRVNGQPRQKSHSSKMSVKIPEILAHYSPMGYSAGDVISTGTVSGVAAFSGDPKAWYLKPGDVMECEIERIGVLRNPVIAWEQAHGKTEASS, encoded by the coding sequence ATGGCATACGCGATGGCGGAGGGAGCCGCGCTGCGCGGACCGTCGGGCGAACCGGTCGTATTTCGTCGTGACCAGGTGAAGCTGAAGGCGCCCATCATCCCGCGCAAGTTCTTCCACACCGCCGGCAACTTCCGCGAGCATCACGAGGAAGCCACCAAAGCCGGATTTTCGCACCCGGTGCTGCCCTGGATCGTTTTCTTTCAGAACATTGACGCCATCATCGGGCCCGATGAGCCGGTGGTGTATCCGTCGCACCTGACGCGAGAACTCGATTACGAGCTTGAACTGGCGGTAGTCACCAAAAAAGCAGGCAAGCACTTCACCGCCGAGCAGGCCGGCGATTACATCGGCGGCTACGTCATCTTCAACGACATCACCGCGCGCGACATCCAGCGGACGGAGATGAAGTCGGGCGTGTTCAGCTTCTGCAAGGGCATTGACACGTTCTGCCCGCTGGGACCGTGGATCGTGACCGCCGATGAGATCCCTGACCCGCACAACCTCGCGATGGAGCTGCGCGTCAACGGCCAGCCGCGCCAGAAATCGCATTCCAGCAAGATGTCGGTAAAGATTCCGGAGATCCTGGCGCATTATTCCCCCATGGGCTACAGCGCCGGCGACGTGATTTCGACGGGAACAGTGTCGGGCGTGGCGGCATTTTCCGGCGATCCCAAGGCCTGGTACCTGAAGCCCGGCGACGTCATGGAATGTGAGATCGAGCGGATCGGAGTGCTGCGCAATCCGGTGATCGCGTGGGAACAGGCGCACGGAAAGACAGAGGCCAGTAGCTAG
- a CDS encoding LLM class flavin-dependent oxidoreductase encodes MIPFRIGVLQLSMEPARETVRMAHACEQAGFDTFWLAEAYPWWRKHAYEARSSTAITALVAHETKRINIGWGIISPYTRHPVQIAMEARVMQDLCGERFLLGLGASKIFMKEIGEGEGKPGAGPATVMRESLEIIRGTLDGGAFGYDGKVFSAEVPPLKPDAHVSRVRTPMYFAGTGPVLQRMAGSHTDGLLTASITTPEFVRYSRHNMEEGARQAGRDPAQLDLGSVIVGSIGRDSRRGREGAREMAAMYLANKVQNIKGSADVLLQSAGLTFDDIRPIADAMEQGGRKAAARAVSDEVFEKVKPIAGTPEECIARIQEYRDAGCSHIMLEVWGEDREQQVKLFGEAVLPHFKEHQRATGK; translated from the coding sequence GTGATTCCATTCCGTATCGGCGTCTTGCAGCTCAGCATGGAACCCGCGCGCGAGACGGTGCGCATGGCGCACGCCTGCGAACAAGCCGGTTTCGACACCTTCTGGCTTGCCGAGGCCTACCCTTGGTGGCGCAAGCATGCCTACGAAGCGCGCTCTTCCACCGCGATCACCGCGCTGGTCGCGCACGAAACCAAGCGGATCAACATCGGGTGGGGAATCATCTCGCCGTACACCCGCCATCCGGTGCAGATCGCCATGGAAGCGCGCGTCATGCAGGACCTCTGCGGCGAGCGCTTTTTGCTCGGCCTGGGCGCCTCAAAGATCTTCATGAAGGAAATCGGCGAAGGCGAAGGCAAACCCGGCGCCGGTCCGGCGACCGTGATGCGCGAAAGCCTGGAGATCATTCGCGGCACGCTCGACGGCGGCGCGTTTGGTTACGACGGCAAAGTGTTCTCCGCCGAGGTCCCGCCGCTCAAACCTGACGCGCACGTTTCGCGCGTACGCACCCCGATGTACTTTGCGGGCACAGGTCCGGTGCTGCAACGCATGGCGGGCAGCCACACGGATGGCCTGTTGACGGCCAGCATCACCACGCCGGAATTCGTGCGCTACTCGCGGCACAACATGGAAGAGGGCGCGCGCCAGGCAGGCCGCGATCCGGCGCAACTCGATCTCGGGTCGGTGATTGTCGGAAGCATCGGGCGCGATTCGCGCCGCGGCCGTGAAGGCGCCCGCGAAATGGCGGCCATGTATCTCGCCAACAAGGTGCAGAACATCAAGGGCTCGGCCGACGTGCTGCTGCAATCGGCGGGACTCACCTTCGACGACATTCGCCCGATCGCGGATGCCATGGAGCAGGGCGGGCGCAAAGCCGCGGCGCGCGCGGTGTCCGATGAAGTGTTCGAGAAGGTGAAGCCGATCGCCGGCACGCCCGAGGAGTGCATCGCGCGCATCCAGGAGTACCGCGACGCGGGCTGCTCCCACATCATGCTGGAAGTCTGGGGCGAGGACCGGGAGCAGCAGGTCAAGCTGTTCGGCGAAGCCGTGCTGCCGCATTTCAAGGAACATCAGCGTGCAACTGGAAAGTAG
- a CDS encoding 2-dehydropantoate 2-reductase, with the protein MRICIIGCGAIGSLFAAHLARAGEAEVFAFDVSRDHVCAIQQRGLRISGEADFTARLQASTDAAEIPRCDFGIVATKSTHTRPAIAAAARIFDERSAVCSVQNGVGNEEIVAEHVHYVIRGTTFPAGHVIEPGHVGFDIRGDTWIGPFEPTSTPMQKVEELAGLITRAGMNTIAMADARGAQWAKLIFNAGTNAVGALTQLHHGAAVFFPPTGELFDALIDEGIAVAKALGITLDGDPKALVKKAANAPGMHKASMLQDILAKRPTEVDFMNGAIVRWGEKTGVPTPLNRAVWQLIRGLEHSWINP; encoded by the coding sequence ATGAGAATTTGCATCATCGGTTGCGGCGCCATCGGCAGCCTGTTCGCCGCCCACCTGGCGCGTGCCGGCGAGGCTGAGGTTTTCGCCTTCGACGTTTCCCGCGACCACGTCTGCGCCATCCAGCAGCGCGGCCTGCGCATCTCCGGCGAGGCCGACTTCACCGCGCGCCTGCAAGCCTCGACCGATGCCGCCGAAATTCCGCGCTGCGATTTCGGCATCGTCGCCACCAAGAGCACGCACACGCGTCCCGCCATCGCCGCAGCGGCACGCATCTTCGACGAGCGGAGCGCCGTGTGCTCGGTGCAGAACGGCGTGGGAAACGAAGAGATCGTCGCCGAGCACGTGCACTACGTCATCCGCGGCACCACGTTTCCTGCCGGACACGTGATCGAACCCGGCCACGTCGGCTTCGACATCCGCGGCGACACCTGGATCGGTCCTTTTGAGCCGACCTCCACGCCGATGCAGAAAGTTGAAGAGCTTGCCGGGCTGATCACGCGCGCCGGGATGAATACCATCGCCATGGCCGACGCGCGCGGCGCACAGTGGGCCAAGCTGATCTTCAACGCGGGCACGAACGCGGTCGGCGCATTAACACAGTTGCACCACGGTGCGGCGGTGTTTTTCCCGCCCACCGGCGAACTGTTTGACGCGCTCATTGACGAAGGTATCGCGGTAGCGAAGGCGCTCGGCATCACCCTCGACGGCGATCCCAAGGCGCTGGTGAAGAAAGCGGCGAACGCACCGGGCATGCACAAGGCGAGCATGCTGCAGGATATTCTGGCCAAGCGTCCCACCGAAGTGGATTTCATGAACGGCGCCATCGTGCGCTGGGGCGAGAAGACCGGCGTGCCGACGCCGCTGAACCGCGCCGTGTGGCAGTTGATTAGGGGTTTAGAGCATTCTTGGATCAATCCTTAA